A stretch of the Bradyrhizobium sp. CCBAU 53351 genome encodes the following:
- a CDS encoding penicillin-binding protein 1A, with protein sequence MRLLVRFMGFLFAAGTVVFLVGVGAVAGLIWHFSKDLPDYSQLQDYEPPVMTRVHAVDGSLVGEYAKERRLYLPIQAVPKLVINAFLAAEDKNFYEHGGIDYTGMARAGLVYIQNYGSNRRPQGASTITQQVAKNFLLTNEVSFARKIKEALLAMRIEKTYSKDKILELYLNEIYLGLGAYGIAAASLVYFDKSVNELTVAEASYLAALPKMPATLHPVRNRDRAIERRNYVVDRLLENGWIKQADADKARKEPLAVTSRSNGAHTFAGEYFAEEVRRDIFERYGEKKLYEGGLSVRTTLDPKIQVMARKAMVTGLVNYDEQQGYRGAMSKLDISGDWGVKLAEIKSLSDISPWRMAVVLETSDQSARIGFQPTRELGGAVSKQRETGIVTLDGVRWARAVQGNAKGKTPTSVAQVLAPGDVIYADPLYSKEGHPVEGQYRLRQIPEVSGAMVAMDPWTGRVLAMVGGFSFDQSQFNRATQAYRQPGSSFKPIVYSAALDNGYTPSTVVLDAPIEIDQGQGAGVWRPENFSSGKFQGPVTLRNALRQSLNTVTVRLAQDIGMPLIGEYARRFGVYDELPNYLSYALGAGETTAMRMVTAYSMLANGGRRVKPTLIDRIQDRYGRTIFKHDQRECRGCDAPGGWKNQAEPQLIDRREQVLDSMTAYQITELMEGVVQAGTATVVKEVGKPVAGKTGTTNEAKDAWFVGFSPDVAVAIYMGYDKPRPLGKGNAATGGHLAAPIARDFLKLALADKPAVPFKVPAGIKLVRVVSKTGMRAGPGETGGTILEAFKPGTAPPDNYSVIGVADADGRGGGMPASQQQQPDSGFFMRPGTGGLY encoded by the coding sequence CAGTGGTGTTCCTTGTTGGTGTCGGGGCCGTGGCAGGCTTGATCTGGCATTTCTCCAAGGACTTGCCGGACTACTCTCAGCTTCAGGATTACGAGCCGCCGGTGATGACCCGCGTGCACGCGGTCGATGGTTCGCTGGTCGGTGAATACGCCAAGGAGCGGCGGCTGTACCTGCCGATCCAGGCGGTGCCCAAGCTCGTGATCAACGCGTTTCTCGCGGCCGAGGACAAGAACTTCTACGAGCATGGCGGCATCGACTACACCGGCATGGCGCGCGCGGGTCTGGTCTATATCCAGAACTACGGCTCGAACCGCCGTCCGCAGGGTGCCTCCACCATCACCCAGCAGGTCGCCAAGAACTTCCTTCTCACCAACGAGGTCTCCTTCGCGCGCAAGATCAAGGAAGCCTTGCTGGCGATGCGCATCGAGAAGACCTATTCGAAGGACAAGATCCTCGAACTGTATCTCAACGAGATCTATCTCGGCCTCGGCGCCTACGGCATCGCGGCGGCCTCGCTGGTCTATTTCGACAAGTCGGTGAACGAGCTGACGGTGGCGGAAGCGTCCTATCTGGCGGCGCTGCCGAAGATGCCGGCGACCCTGCATCCGGTGCGCAACCGTGACCGCGCCATCGAGCGTCGCAACTATGTCGTCGATCGCTTGCTGGAGAACGGCTGGATCAAGCAGGCCGACGCCGACAAGGCGCGCAAGGAGCCGCTGGCCGTCACCAGCCGCTCCAACGGGGCCCACACCTTCGCCGGCGAATATTTCGCCGAGGAAGTTCGCCGCGACATCTTCGAGCGCTACGGCGAGAAGAAGTTGTACGAAGGTGGTCTGTCCGTCCGCACCACGCTGGATCCGAAGATCCAGGTCATGGCGCGCAAGGCGATGGTCACCGGCCTCGTGAATTATGACGAGCAGCAGGGCTATCGCGGCGCCATGAGCAAGCTCGATATTTCGGGCGACTGGGGCGTCAAGCTCGCCGAGATCAAATCGCTCTCCGACATCTCGCCGTGGCGTATGGCGGTGGTGCTGGAGACCAGCGACCAGTCGGCGCGCATCGGCTTCCAGCCGACCCGCGAACTCGGCGGCGCCGTCAGCAAGCAGCGCGAGACCGGCATTGTCACGCTCGATGGCGTGCGCTGGGCACGCGCGGTTCAGGGCAATGCCAAGGGCAAGACGCCGACGTCCGTGGCGCAGGTGCTTGCCCCCGGCGACGTGATCTATGCCGATCCGCTCTATAGCAAAGAGGGACATCCGGTCGAAGGCCAGTACCGGCTGCGGCAAATCCCCGAAGTGTCGGGCGCGATGGTGGCGATGGATCCCTGGACCGGCCGCGTGCTTGCGATGGTCGGCGGCTTCTCGTTCGACCAGAGCCAGTTCAACCGCGCCACGCAGGCCTATCGGCAGCCGGGCTCGTCCTTCAAGCCGATCGTGTATTCGGCTGCGCTCGACAACGGCTATACGCCCTCGACCGTCGTGCTCGATGCTCCCATCGAAATCGATCAGGGACAGGGCGCCGGCGTGTGGCGGCCGGAAAACTTCTCTTCTGGCAAATTCCAGGGACCGGTGACGCTGCGCAACGCGTTGCGGCAATCGCTCAACACGGTGACGGTGCGCCTCGCGCAGGACATCGGCATGCCGCTGATCGGCGAATATGCCCGCCGCTTCGGTGTCTATGACGAGCTGCCGAACTACCTGTCCTACGCGCTCGGCGCCGGCGAAACCACGGCGATGCGCATGGTCACGGCGTACTCGATGCTGGCCAATGGCGGCCGCCGCGTGAAGCCGACGCTGATCGATCGTATCCAGGACCGTTACGGCCGCACCATCTTCAAGCACGACCAGCGCGAATGCCGCGGCTGTGACGCGCCGGGCGGCTGGAAGAACCAGGCCGAGCCGCAGCTGATCGACCGCCGCGAGCAGGTGCTGGATTCCATGACCGCCTATCAGATCACCGAGCTGATGGAAGGCGTGGTCCAGGCCGGTACCGCGACCGTGGTCAAGGAAGTGGGCAAGCCGGTCGCCGGCAAAACCGGTACCACCAACGAGGCCAAGGACGCCTGGTTCGTCGGCTTCTCGCCCGACGTCGCCGTCGCCATCTATATGGGCTACGACAAGCCGCGGCCGCTGGGTAAGGGCAATGCTGCGACCGGCGGCCATCTGGCGGCACCCATCGCGCGCGATTTCCTCAAGCTCGCGCTCGCCGACAAGCCCGCGGTTCCGTTCAAGGTGCCGGCCGGCATCAAGCTCGTGCGCGTCGTCTCGAAGACCGGCATGCGCGCCGGTCCCGGCGAGACCGGCGGAACCATCCTCGAAGCGTTCAAGCCGGGCACGGCGCCGCCGGATAATTACTCCGTCATCGGCGTGGCCGACGCAGACGGGCGCGGCGGCGGCATGCCGGCCTCGCAGCAGCAACAGCCGGATTCCGGCTTCTTCATGCGGCCCGGCACCGGCGGGCTCTACTAA